A genome region from Maylandia zebra isolate NMK-2024a linkage group LG6, Mzebra_GT3a, whole genome shotgun sequence includes the following:
- the tbce gene encoding tubulin-specific chaperone E, with amino-acid sequence MGVDEAEVPVDAVGKRVSCGGERATVRYFGPVPPTAGLWLGVEWDNPDRGKHDGSHKGVQYFTCRHPTGGSFVRPAKVSFGVDYLTAVRQEYKIDSEEVLSEEISISKKKLKWGNIKERGFESLPSVLLSRSDVSWSGADGEIRTTTPNVEWLDLTGTLMSCWEDVATISQQLDRLEGLQLSYNRLRLPPDPSALRHAFSALKVIVLNGCQLTWPQILECAPMWPQLEDLCVEENSITELQRPEGLLQSLKSLSLSSNPLVQDSVLSLSALPRLEQLNLSKTGLSVIQFEDAAPGSHTAAYAALKNLNLDHNSITEWFVVNELAKLPSLVRLSCRGNKLVSRDGNPKTANQMLIAKLGQLVVLNSCEIHADDRRGAELDYIKMFGEEWLKAGGRSQPSPQFICEHPRYQALISKYGAPEEGELRKPEPFALKNQLLKITFVFPDDANRKPLEKKLPASMVVQKVKGLLYRLLKVPAADLRLTYTSPKMVGTEFEIDSDLKTLQFYSIEDGDQVLVRWS; translated from the exons ATGGGAGTAGACGAGGCGGAGGTGCCGGTGGATGCGGTGGGTAAGCGGGTGTCCTGCGGCGGGGAGCGGGCCACAGTGCGCTACTTTGGACCTGTACCCCCCACAGCAG GTCTGTGGCTGGGTGTGGAGTGGGACAACCCCGACAGAGGCAAACATGACGGCAGCCACAAGGGAGTGCAGTATTTCACGTGCAG ACACCCCACAGGAGGCTCCTTCGTCCGTCCGGCAAAGGTGAGCTTTGGAGTGGACTATCTGACCGCCGTGCGACAGGAGTACAAGATCGACTCAGAGGAGGTGCTGAGTGAGGAGATCTCCATCTCCAAGAAGAAGCTCAAGTGGGGGAACATCAAGGAGCGTGG ttttgAGAGCCTTCCCTCAGTGCTGCTGAGCCGCTCTGACGTGAGCTGGTCTGGTGCTGATGGGGAAATCAGGACCACAACTCCCA ATGTGGAGTGGCTGGACCTGACTGGGACTCTGATGTCGTGCTGGGAGGATGTggccaccatcagccagcagctgGACAGACTGGAAGGACTGCAGCTcag TTACAACAGACTCCGTTTGCCCCCTGACCCCTCGGCTCTACGCCACGCTTTCTCAGCCCTCAAAGTCATCGTGCTCAACGGCTGCCAGCTCACCTGGCCACAG ATTCTGGAATGCGCTCCCATGTGGCCACAGCTGGAGGACCTGTGTGTGGAAGAAAACAGCAtcacagagctgcagag GCCTGAGGGACTGCTGCAGTCGCTGAAGAGTCTGAGCTTGTCCAGTAATCCTTTGGTGCAGGACAGCGTGCTCAGTTTATCTGCTCTGCCCAG GCTGGAGCAGCTGAATTTATCCAAGACCGGACTGTCTGTCATTCAGTTTGAAGATGCTGCCCCCG GGTCTCACACAGCCGCGTATGCAGCGCTGAAGAACCTCAACCTGGACCACAACAGCATCACTGAG TGGTTTGTGGTGAACGAGCTGGCCAAACTTCCCAGTTTGGTCCGGCTTTCTTGCCGTGGCAACAAGCTGGTGAGCAGGGATGGAAACCcgaaaacagccaatcagatgctgATCGCTAAACTGGGACAGCTGGTTGTGCTGAACAGCTGCGAG ATTCACGCTGACGACAGGAGGGGAGCGGAGCTCGACTATATCAAGATGTTTGGAGAGGAGTGGCTAAAGGCGGGTGGGCGGAGTCAGCCCAGCCCTCAGTTCATCTGTGAACACCCTCGTTATCAGGCCCTCATCAGCA AGTATGGTGCTCCTGAGGAAGGCGAGCTGAGGAAGCCGGAGCCTTTTGCCCTGAAAAATCAGCTGTTAA AGATTACCTTTGTGTTTCCGGACGATGCTAACCGCAAACCACTGGAGAAGAAACTTCCAG CCTCCATGGTTGTGCAGAAGGTGAAGGGCCTGCTGTACAGGCTGCTCAAGGTCCCTGCAGCAGATCTGAGGCTCACCTACACCAGCCCCAAG ATGGTGGGGACAGAGTTCGAGATCGACAGTGACCTGAAAACACTGCAGTTTTACTCCATAGAGGATGGAGACCAGGTGCTGGTGCGCTGGTCCTGA
- the rbm34 gene encoding RNA-binding protein 34: protein MKKKAHNREVSPGQQSADYTVGQVSGSLFQKNSAASGSLSALFSTAAATALLFKPAPLPVQKSTETKEQKQKSPQVKGQPRQEKKQQPAKEKSAANQELEKRESGLQKADEDEDGPEKPNRKRKRQTSESGRENDTEYWVMKRQRLKASKAQETLKKKRTVFVGNLPISCTKKTLRSLFRDKGSIESIRFRSVVREDPSMSRKVAAIKRKVHPKKQSINAYVVFKDEDGITKALERNGMEIEKDFHIRVDRVADSSSHDHKRSVFVGNLSFDINELTFRRHFEECGTVEAVRLVRDKNSGLGKGFGYVLFESTDSVQLALKLDGSKLEGRSIRVKRSLKKEKQKSNGDGKATTRKTGKTLKTGSGRERAAGRGAFKSPRKVMGNQRKLSRSSASFKGEMADPDKKTKKKALKKKRVKPEKSVHI from the exons ATGAAGAAGAAAGCCCACAACAG AGAGGTGTCGCCAGGACAACAGTCAGCTGACTACACAGTGGGTCAGGTGTCAGGAAGCTTATTCCAGAAGAACTCTGCAGCCTCTGGATCCCTGTCGGCTTTattcagcacagcagcagccacAGCGCTGCTGTTCAAGCCTGCGCCTCTG CCGGttcaaaaaagcacagaaaccaaagagcagaagcagaaaagcccacaggtcaaaggtcagccaCGCCaggagaagaagcagcagccaGCTAAGGAGAAAtcagcagccaatcaggagcTGGAAAAAAG AGAGAGTGGTTTACAAAAGGCAGACGAGGATGAGGACGGGCCagaaaaacccaacaggaagaggaagagacAAACCTCCGAGTCGGGCAGAGAGAACGACACAGAGTACTGGGTGATGaagagacagaggctgaaggCCAGCAAGGCGCAGGAGACCTTGAAGAAGAAAAGGACTGTGTTTGTCGGCAACCTTCCCATCAGCTGCACCAAGAAG ACCCTGCGGAGCCTCTTCAGGGATAAAGGATCCATCGAATCTATTCGCTTTCGCTCTGTG GTCAGAGAGGACCCCTCCATGTCTCGTAAAGTAGCTGCTATCAA GCGCAAAGTCCACCCAAAGAAGCAGAGCATCAATGCCTACGTAGTGTTTAAAGATGAAGATGGCATCACCAAAGCTTTGGAGAG GAATGGCATGGAGATAGAGAAAGACTTTCACATCCGAGTGGACAGAGTGGCCGACAGCTCATCT CACGACCACAAGCGTTCTGTTTTCGTGGGGAATCTCTCATTTG ACATCAACGAGCTGACTTTTCGAAGGCATTTCGAAGAGTGTGGGACAGTGGAGGCGGTGCGACTGGTGCGAGACAAGAACTCGGGCTTGGGGAAAGGATTTGGTTACGTCCTGTTTGAG AGTACCGATTCTGTGCAGCTGGCGTTGAAACTGGACGGCTCAAAGCTGGAGGGCAGATCCATCCGGGTGAAGAGGTCACTGAAGAAGGAGAAGCAGAAGAGTAACGGTGATGGCAAAGCAACAACAAGGAAGACCGGCAAGACTCTGAAGACGGGTTCTGGACGGGAGAGGGCGGCTGGTCGAGGAGCTTTCAAGTCCCCAAGGAAGGTGATGGGAAACCAGCGCAAGTTGAGCAGAAGCTCCGCTTCTTTCAAAGGAGAGATGGCAGATCCAGACAAAAAGACTAAAAAGAAAGCACTGAAGAAAAAGAGAGTGAAGCCAGAAAAGTCTGTTCATATTTAA
- the tomm20b gene encoding mitochondrial import receptor subunit TOM20 homolog B: MMGGRTSAIAAGVCGALFVGYCIYFDRKRRNDPNFKNRLRERRRKQKAAKERAGLAKLPDLKDAEAVQKFFLEEIQLGEELLAQGDYEKGVDHLTNAIAVCGQPQQLLQVLQQTLPPPVFQMLLTKLPSISQRIVSAQSLSEDDIE; the protein is encoded by the exons ATGATGGGCGGAAGGACGAGTGCCATAGCGGCGGGTGTATGCGGAGCTCTGTTTGTCGGTTACTGTATTTATTTCGACAGGAAACGACGGAATGACCCGAACTTCAAGAACAGGCTACGAGAAC GGAGAAGAAAGCAGAAGGCTGCCAAAGAGAGGGCAGGCCTGGCAAAG CTTCCAGATCTGAAGGATGCTGAAGCCGTGCAGAAGTTCTTCCTGGAGGAAATCCAGTTGGGAGAGGAGCTGCTGGCTCAGG GAGACTACGAGAAAGGTGTGGATCACCTGACCAACGCCATCGCTGTGTGTGGTCAGCCTCAGCAGCTACTACAGGTGCTGCAGCAGACTCTGCCTCCACCCGTCTTCCAGATGCTGCTCACCAAGCTGCCCAGTATCAGCCAG CGTATCGTGAGCGCACAGAGTCTGAGTGAGGATGATATAGAATGA